A genomic stretch from Malus domestica chromosome 15, GDT2T_hap1 includes:
- the LOC103415759 gene encoding GDP-fucose transporter 1 yields the protein MSAIRVDSAKPYFATSSLVIGYALCSSLLAVINKFAITKFNYPGLLTALQYLTSALGVWGLGKSGFLHHDPFTWQTAKKFLPAALVFYLAIFTNTNLLRHANVDTFIVFRSCTPLLVALADTAFRKQPIPSKLTFVSLLIILGGAVGYVATDSGFTLTAYAWAFAYLVTITTEMVYIKHMVTNLGLNTWGFVLYNNLLSLMMAPPFWIITGEYSDVFAALGSNVANFFEPGALFAVSLSCVFGLLISFFGFAARKAISATAFTVTGVVNKFLTVAINVLIWDKHASPFGLLCLLLTIVGGVLYQQSVTGVSSAPSQRETTVSKQPLSESGGDEFSEENQGKAVSGKLASK from the coding sequence ATGTCTGCGATTAGAGTTGATTCCGCTAAGCCGTATTTCGCTACGAGCAGTCTTGTGATTGGGTATGCTCTCTGTTCTAGCTTGTTAGCTGTGATAAACAAGTTTGCCATTACCAAATTCAACTACCCTGGCCTTTTGACTGCATTGCAGTACCTTACATCTGCTTTGGGAGTTTGGGGTTTGGGAAAGTCGGGATTTTTGCACCACGATCCCTTCACATGGCAGACGGCCAAGAAGTTTTTGCCCGCCGCACTTGTGTTTTACCTTGCTATCTTTACCAACACCAATCTTCTTCGCCATGCGAATGTGGATACGTTTATAGTGTTTAGATCATGCACACCCCTTTTGGTTGCGCTGGCGGATACTGCTTTTAGGAAGCAGCCAATCCCATCTAAGCTTACCTTTGTATCGTTGTTGATCATTTTGGGTGGAGCTGTTGGTTATGTGGCCACTGATTCGGGTTTTACTTTGACTGCATATGCGTGGGCGTTTGCCTATTTGGTGACCATTACAACTGAGATGGTTTATATTAAGCATATGGTCACGAATCTCGGGTTGAACACTTGGGGTTTTGTGTTGTACAACAATCTTTTGTCACTGATGATGGCTCCACCATTTTGGATTATTACTGGAGAGTATTCTGATGTGTTTGCTGCTTTGGGATCAAATGTTGCGAATTTCTTTGAACCTGGTGCACTTTTCGCGGTCTCATTATCTTGTGTGTTTGGATTGCTCATCAGTTTCTTTGGGTTTGCAGCAAGGAAGGCAATCTCTGCTACCGCATTCACAGTGACTGGTGTTGTGAATAAGTTTCTTACGGTTGCCATCAATGTGCTAATTTGGGATAAGCATGCCAGTCCATTCGGTTTGCTCTGCCTCCTCTTAACAATCGTAGGGGGTGTTCTTTATCAGCAGTCCGTAACTGGAGTAAGCAGTGCTCCATCACAGCGTGAAACAACGGTGTCTAAACAGCCTCTCAGTGAGAGTGGTGGTGATGAATTTTCCGAAGAAAATCAAGGGAAGGCAGTTTCCGGTAAACTTGCTTCTAAATGA